Genomic window (Nitrospirales bacterium LBB_01):
TTTGAAATCGGCTCTTAACCTATCAAGGCTATGATAACGCATTGCACGTCCGTGAACCGTGTGCGATGCGCAAAAACAACAACGATGCGGACAGCCTCTTGATGACATGTATGGCATACTTTTGGTCTCTCGTCTTGCAAGCGGGAAAGCCGATAAAAGAGGGTTCAGTTGATAGTCCTCTGTACCTAAAATGTCATAATCAAAAAAAGGTATATCATCAAGATTTTCTATGTGGTCAAACACAAAAAACTTGTTTTTATCATCTTTTGTTATCCATGATGGATTATTCTTTAAAAATTCAACTTTATCTGCAGCCTCAACCAGCCCTAACAACGGTCTTTCTCCCTCGCCGTAGCAAAGAGCGTCAAAACAAGCGCTGTCTTCAAATATTTTTTTGTACATATTGGTGGGTATGCCGCCGCCGGCTATGATTAATGAAGCCGGAAATATAGAGCGGGCTGCCTCTGCAATATCCAACATGCTGTAGTATGACGGAGTAAATAGCGTTGATATTCCTACTATGGTGGGTGAATAATCAAGCCACTCTTTTGCTGAGAGCACGTCATGGAAAAAGTCCTTGTATGAATTGTAACCGAAGTCGTCCATCTTTGTCAGAATTACATTGAAATTAATGAGCTTTACCTCTACTGTCATATTTTTTTTCAGATAAGCGCTCATTGAAATTAACCCCATCGGCATATCTGTAAGCACACTTCCAAACTTGCCTGATTTCCCGCTCACCTCACATTCATTAAAGGCAGGGTTTATAAAGCTCTCGAAATCCAAATTCGGCGGTACTATAAATAAAATTCTATCCACTCAGCGCTCCCTTTTTGCATGTATCAGCTTATTTATCAACAAGCAGTTTTTCTTTTTCAATGTATTTTGCTTGCCCGCTATACCAGACATATAACTGTGCAATGCTTTCTTTCATGCTGTAAAATTCGTAGCCCCTTAGTTCACGCAGCAGCTTTGAATTATCACCGCTTAATTCTGTTCCAAGCCCATCTTTAGCTATAACGATATCCAATTCCTTATCGGCTGCAGCAAGAACCATTTTAGCCAGTGTTACAAGCTCGTATGCCTCTCCTCTGCAGACATTATAACACCTGTGCGCTGCATCATGCTCTATAAACCATTGCGTAATATTTAAAAGATCCTCTATATAAATGTAATCAAAAAGTACGTTTTGTTTTATTGTAATTGGTAAATCAAATAAAGCCTTACAGCAGGCATTAGAGATAAATCTGATTTCCCAGTCCTCATATTTACCAAAAATTCCAAATAACCGCAGATTATAGATGTTGTCCGCGGTGTATTTGGTCATTATATATTTTGAAAACCCATAATCGTCAGCCGGCATATGGGTATCAAAATAATCCTCACTCATTTTGGGAATCCAATGTTTTCTGTCAAACTCAGTCCCCGAACCATAGTAGATCATTTTACCGTAAGCATCAGAACATCTTACAAGATTAAAAAACATTTTCAGATTATTATGTAACACCAGCGATAAGTCCTTTGACGAGGTCTTTGTGGCATTCCACGTAGCAGTGTGTATAACAACATCAAAGTTGTGTTTTCTGATATACTCAGACACGGTTTTTTCACACAGCAGATTTAGTTCTGAGCTTGTGGGAGCATGTGTTTCATATATTTTACTGAACCGCTCCTTTAAGTTACGCCCGATAAATCCGGTGCCGCCTGTTATAAGAATTTTCATATTGTTGAATAGAGCACGGTGTCCATGATAAATGAGGTATAGTTACGCAAAGAGAAATTATACCCCAACTTTAAACTGTCAACATAGAGAGGAATGTCCCATATGTGGTTTGGCAGGTGATAAACGCTTATGGCAAGGTCGGGTTTGCTTTCTCTTATGAGCGTCTCGGCACCCTTTAACGCTTCTAGCTCAGCGCCCTCTACGTCCATATTGATAAGGGTCGGATTAAACCCGGGTACTACCGTATCCAATGCAGCACATTGAATGACTGATTCTCCCTCATCTGAGATTGCACAGTCGCTGCCGTAACCCCCCGCAAAACGAAACTGCGTGTTACGGCTAAAAACGCCGCATGGGAAAGCAGTGACACTCTGTGCCAGTAGATTGTGATTGCTGCTCAAATATTTTGTCAGAACGTCAAAATTTTTCAAATCGGGTTCAAAGCAGACGATTGCCTCCGTTTTACCATACAGGGCGTTAAGCCGCCTAATTGTGTCGCCGTCATAGGCCCCGCAATTTATAAGACGTGAAACTCCTTTGTTTAATTTAATGTCAGACGGAAAATACTGCAGCTCTGGAGCATCGGCCGGAATTTTAACCGGTTTTCTCTGCATATGCGTTTGCATAAAACGGACATAGATTTCACGGCTCTGCTCATCCTTAAACAGATCAAAAGAGGCCAATATCTTTTCTTTGTTAGCGGTATAATAATCAAACCCCAACTCTCCAATCCCTGCCTGTGCGTTATGGCACAGATGATACTCATATATATCAGTTGCTGTTATTATGTTTTTAAACCCTAACTGACGCAGGCTGTTAAATATCTCCTTATGATACTCCATCTTGCCTACGGTTACTACCACGACAGCGCTTTCCTTTTCATCGTTGGTCGGAGAAAAATCAAATGGTGAAAACGCAGGCACTCCGCAAAGGGTATCACCGGCTTTAAATTTTATGTCCAACACAGCATGAACTTTAAGCTGATATTGTTTTAAAACAAAAACCGAGAATGTCGTAAAACCTCTGCCGCCGCCGTAAAGTATCACCTTTTTGCTGCCAAGTAAATTATGCACAGAGTTTGATGTATTGTTAAATAAAGACGGGTCGTCAAACAATTGCAGAAGCGTTTCTCTATGGTTTTGCATATCTTTTCACCTGTTCAATGATAAACTCTATCCCCTTGTTTTGTCTATCTCTAAGGGGGCTGGGGTGCTCTTAAATATCTTTTCCTGAATAAATCTGTACGTATGTCTCATAACGATATACACAGGTCTTGGAATAAAGATCATCGGTAAACTTATCAGACGAAGTTTCCACGAAAACCTCACAAATATTGTCATCATTTCCTTATAAAAAGTACCCTTATTAAATATTTTACCATGGCCTATAAACATCATAAGAAACCTGTAGCCGCCTTGTTGTTTGAAAGGCGAGGCCATAGTCAGCTCCCTCAGTTTGGAATCCTCTATAATTGAACAGCTATATACCCAATGCCTGTACCATGATAGAAGAGTGTTATGGGTTGCTCCCAAAAGATTTCTGATAACTATCAGTTGTGCCGATACATATACGTTGAAATTTTCTCTAACCGACTTGTCAATAATTGCAAAGTGGGGATAAGAATATGGCAGCAGTTTATAATTTCCTATTAGACACTGGGAATCATATTTTTCGGTTCTATAAATAAATCCTGGTATAAAAGACAGCACATAATGATAATGTACGCCTTGTTTAATCAAATCCAGCGGAGTGCCGCTTAAGCCCCTTTGTGCATCAAAAAGCCCTGGAGAACCAACTATAATAATATCAAAAGAACCGCCCATTATCGCATCAATGACGTCAGAGACATCCGTAAAATTAAACGTGTCGTCATCACATATTACCCATGTGTACTGCATGTCAGAGATTTCCACAGCACGTGAATAATTTGCACCGGCGCCTATATTGTGTCTATGGCGAACAGTTGCAATGTGATTGAAAAGACGGCTGTACTTTTCACATATAACAGGGGTGCCATCAGGTGAGCAGTTGTCTAAGATTGTTATCTTACAGTCTTTAAAAGGACTGCTTAGGAGCTGGCGCAGGGTTTCATCTAAGTACGATGCCCTGTTGTAGGTAATTATAGTTATGCCAAGTTTCTCTTCTACCACTGTTTTGCAAAGTTAGCAGTAAGCAGGGTCATTTGTCAACAACAATGACGGATTTGTTTTTTTTCACACGCTTAGGGTAATATGGTTTGAGGTGATTAGCTGCCAATGGTAAAAAAGGCCAGGTGCTGTCCGATTTGTTCCACTACAGAGAAGGTTTGTCTTTATAAGCAAAACTTCAATAATGACGTTATTTCTCTGATGGACAGTTATGATGTTGTCGTATGCAGCAATTGTGGATTTGCATATGCAGACAATATTCCCCGGCAGTCCATTTTTGATAATTATTACGAGGTAATGTCTAAGTACGAATTTAACTATAACGACGGCGTTGTTTCAGGAGATTATATTGATTATTATACTAAAATCGCTGACTTTATAGCTCCATACATCGCTGATAAAAACGCTGCAATACTTGACATGGGGTGTTCGACAGGCTGTTTATTGTCCATATTTAAGTCTAGAGGTTACTCCAATCTTTTAGGGGTTGATCCCTCGCCATCCTGTGTAAAAACTGCAAAGCAATTGTATAATATTGAGGCCGTCACCGGTAATATTAATAGTTTAGTTGACAATGAGAAATTTGATTTAATTATTCTCTCTGCGGTTTTAGAACATTTGGTGGATTATGAAAGCTCAATGCAAGCTGTCCGCTCATTACTCAAAGACAATGGCCTCTTGTTTATAGCAGTCCCTGACGCTGAAAGGTTTGGAAACTTTATATCTGCCCCTTTTCAACAATTCAGCACTGAGCATATAAGCTATTTTTCACAGTACTCTTTGAAAAACATGTTATCAGCCTTTTCTTTCACAATACTAAAAATATATCAGAGTGAAAGTAAGTTGAACATGACAACAGAGCCCGATATTTTTGTGATAACACAAAAATCAAATGAAAAATCTTTCTCACATGTTAAAGACAATACAAGTGAATTAAAATTAAGAGATTACATCGCTAAATGTACAGATATTGAAACTGAAATAAAAAAAATCATCAAAGATAAATTAGCAGCTACGGACAAAGTAATAGTGTGGGGAACAGGAACTCATACTCAGAGGCTTTTGAGTTGCGGGCTGGATATTTCAAAAATACAGTATTTTGTGGATTCAAACACAAGATATACAGGGAAAAAACTAAAAGGAACAGAGATTAAATTGCCTGCTGCTATCACAGAGCCGGAATACCCAATTTTGATATCCACTTATACTTATCAAAAAGAGATTGCCCATCAGATTAGGAATATTTTGAAACTCAAAAATGAAATAATAACGATATACAGCGAGGTGGGTTGACTTTGCTTGAAGATAAGCTCGGTATATCAATTATTACTTACAACAGGGATAAATATCTGGATAACACCTTGTCAAGTCTTTTAAACAGCATTTTTAAAAGATGCCAGATAACAGTCTATGACAACTGCTCTACAGATGATACGCAAACAATTTGTGAAAAGTACAGAAGTTTGTTTTCAAACTATGCGGTGATTCGGCATAGGATAAATATTGGAGGCGGAGCTAATTACCTCCGTGCCGTTGAAAACTCTGACACCGAATATACGTGGATACTGGCCGATGACGATGAGTACGACTTTGAGGATATTAACGATGTTGTTGAGGCAATAGAGGGCGGCCTCTATGATGTGATTAGTGTAGGAGATCCCAGCGGCGGCGGCGTCAATTGGAAATGGAATAACAGTGATGTTGGTAAAAGAGCAAAGGAATTAAGCCTGGAGGGTGTTAAGTACTTTTATCATTTTAACTTTATATCTTGCCTCATATTTAAAACAGTGCTTTTTGATGCAAATTGTTTAAGAATAAGTTACGAGTTTTTCACGCACAATATAGTCAATCTTGAGTTTATAAATAAATCGATAAATGAAAACTTCAATATGTATATCAGCAAGAAATGTCTGGTAACGTTTACATGTCATCAACCGCCTCCATATACCCTTGTGAGACAGTGGCATGGTTTTATACATTGTTTTGCAAAATTTGACGACCCACACTTTCGGGAGTGTATATTAAGAGGCAGGGGAGCACTTAAATTATACAAGATAGGAAATATATTTCTTTTGGCAATTGAGAAAATATTTTTCAAAGACAGGTTTTATCCGATGATAGTGGATATGTTTCTAAATATTTCGTGGAAAAGCAGGGTTTATGTTTTGCCTCTTGTTCCATTTATCCTGATTCCAACCCCCGTGTATAAAGCGATGAGGTACGTGTATCGTTTTGTTCGGGAAAAAATATTGCGTTTGCCGCCTCAAACACTATTTATTGATACTTCAAGGGATTAAAGTAGAATTAGGCTTAAGGCACCTCCTCTACATATATCAGCACTTCGTACCCAGCATCCTCCTCCGTATTGTAGTTGGAGGGCTGAGAGACGGTGATGTAGTGTGAGTCGTAGCTGCTTTCGTAGCGTAGCTCTGCCACTGCAACACCAGAGGACTCTGAGGTAATCTCCATATCGGCACTTTTTTTAGTCTTGCCTAAACTTGTGCCATACCACGTCATTGAATTGATACTATTAATTGGATACGATGTGCTTGCAGTATCGGTGTTTTCAAATTTAATTGATTCTGTTACAGTGACAGACTTTCCTGTGCCGTTAGCTGTAACGGTACCATCTGATTTGGTGATTTTATAACCCGATATGCCGGAGGTAATATACACCCGGAAATAATACTTGTCACCAAATGTAAACGAGGACTTACTGTTGCCGCTCATATCCACATTTAAGTCCTCATCCGCCTTTACTATGATGCTTTCACCAGTACTCTTACAACTGCTTTTAAATGTTACCGTTTTGGTCGCTTTTATATTTGATGCGCTGCTCAATGCTCCTCCTTTATTGTAATGGTTTTATAACAGACCGTCATTTTCATATCCATACACTACTATGGTTTCCTTAAACTTTGGCGATTTGTCTTTACCGCTTAAGGAGATTTCCACTGAAGCCTCTCTCACTATTCCTTTGACATAAATGCCGCTGTTATCATCATCCACAGATGCCACGGTGCCATCCTGTGCGCCGCTATAGGGCACATCCAGTGTGAATTTTCTACGCCTGTAGTAATGCTCATACAGATAGAGTTGTCCAACAGTCGTGGCCTGGTTTTCAGTCGTTATGAGGTCATTTGTTATGTCATTGGCACTATTTGAGCCGTTACCTTTTATAACTGTCATTGAGGATGCCGCACTGCTCTCTGTGACTACACATAACGCCACAGTCTCGCTGACGCTTGACGTCACATTCCACAAATCATATTTTGTCTCATAGCTTATTTCTAATAACGAGCACGTGTCATCAGAAGGGGTTATGGTTTTAGAACCTGCCGAGTAATCCATTGTTTTATCTGACCCATCACAAGTGTAGAGGGTGTAAGAGTTAACGCTGTAAATTGCCTTGCTGACAGAACCCGAGCCGTCAGTTAACGTGATTGTTTCATCCAGTGTCTCAGAGTATGTGCCAACCTTTGAGGCTTTGGCATCTCCAGTAACTTTTAAATCATACTCGGCGTTTTCATTAGGGATATACACTCTCATCTGAAGGGTTTCACCGGGTTTTGCACATGTGCTATCCACTGCTTCAATGGAGTAATCCTCAGAGCTGCCGCCATTATTAATATTAACCGTGACAGAACTACACTCCGGCTGTTCCTCTGCATAATCCATAGCGATTATGCCGGTGCGGTCAAATGCGTATGAGACTGTTTCATTTACCAATTCATCAGGCTT
Coding sequences:
- a CDS encoding NAD(P)-dependent oxidoreductase, which encodes MKILITGGTGFIGRNLKERFSKIYETHAPTSSELNLLCEKTVSEYIRKHNFDVVIHTATWNATKTSSKDLSLVLHNNLKMFFNLVRCSDAYGKMIYYGSGTEFDRKHWIPKMSEDYFDTHMPADDYGFSKYIMTKYTADNIYNLRLFGIFGKYEDWEIRFISNACCKALFDLPITIKQNVLFDYIYIEDLLNITQWFIEHDAAHRCYNVCRGEAYELVTLAKMVLAAADKELDIVIAKDGLGTELSGDNSKLLRELRGYEFYSMKESIAQLYVWYSGQAKYIEKEKLLVDK
- a CDS encoding FkbM family methyltransferase; this translates as MQNHRETLLQLFDDPSLFNNTSNSVHNLLGSKKVILYGGGRGFTTFSVFVLKQYQLKVHAVLDIKFKAGDTLCGVPAFSPFDFSPTNDEKESAVVVVTVGKMEYHKEIFNSLRQLGFKNIITATDIYEYHLCHNAQAGIGELGFDYYTANKEKILASFDLFKDEQSREIYVRFMQTHMQRKPVKIPADAPELQYFPSDIKLNKGVSRLINCGAYDGDTIRRLNALYGKTEAIVCFEPDLKNFDVLTKYLSSNHNLLAQSVTAFPCGVFSRNTQFRFAGGYGSDCAISDEGESVIQCAALDTVVPGFNPTLINMDVEGAELEALKGAETLIRESKPDLAISVYHLPNHIWDIPLYVDSLKLGYNFSLRNYTSFIMDTVLYSTI
- a CDS encoding glycosyltransferase family 2 protein — its product is MVEEKLGITIITYNRASYLDETLRQLLSSPFKDCKITILDNCSPDGTPVICEKYSRLFNHIATVRHRHNIGAGANYSRAVEISDMQYTWVICDDDTFNFTDVSDVIDAIMGGSFDIIIVGSPGLFDAQRGLSGTPLDLIKQGVHYHYVLSFIPGFIYRTEKYDSQCLIGNYKLLPYSYPHFAIIDKSVRENFNVYVSAQLIVIRNLLGATHNTLLSWYRHWVYSCSIIEDSKLRELTMASPFKQQGGYRFLMMFIGHGKIFNKGTFYKEMMTIFVRFSWKLRLISLPMIFIPRPVYIVMRHTYRFIQEKIFKSTPAPLEIDKTRG
- a CDS encoding class I SAM-dependent methyltransferase, with the protein product MVKKARCCPICSTTEKVCLYKQNFNNDVISLMDSYDVVVCSNCGFAYADNIPRQSIFDNYYEVMSKYEFNYNDGVVSGDYIDYYTKIADFIAPYIADKNAAILDMGCSTGCLLSIFKSRGYSNLLGVDPSPSCVKTAKQLYNIEAVTGNINSLVDNEKFDLIILSAVLEHLVDYESSMQAVRSLLKDNGLLFIAVPDAERFGNFISAPFQQFSTEHISYFSQYSLKNMLSAFSFTILKIYQSESKLNMTTEPDIFVITQKSNEKSFSHVKDNTSELKLRDYIAKCTDIETEIKKIIKDKLAATDKVIVWGTGTHTQRLLSCGLDISKIQYFVDSNTRYTGKKLKGTEIKLPAAITEPEYPILISTYTYQKEIAHQIRNILKLKNEIITIYSEVG
- a CDS encoding glycosyltransferase, yielding MLEDKLGISIITYNRDKYLDNTLSSLLNSIFKRCQITVYDNCSTDDTQTICEKYRSLFSNYAVIRHRINIGGGANYLRAVENSDTEYTWILADDDEYDFEDINDVVEAIEGGLYDVISVGDPSGGGVNWKWNNSDVGKRAKELSLEGVKYFYHFNFISCLIFKTVLFDANCLRISYEFFTHNIVNLEFINKSINENFNMYISKKCLVTFTCHQPPPYTLVRQWHGFIHCFAKFDDPHFRECILRGRGALKLYKIGNIFLLAIEKIFFKDRFYPMIVDMFLNISWKSRVYVLPLVPFILIPTPVYKAMRYVYRFVREKILRLPPQTLFIDTSRD